The genomic region ttgggtttttcctcctttgccttttgtcagtgaggtgggctctgcggtcttcttcaaaggaggctgctgcccgccaaactgtgaggcgccaagatgcacggtttgaggcgttatcagcccactggcggtggtcaatgtggcaggcaccaagagatttctttaggcagtccttgtaccttttctttggtgcacctctgtcacggtggccagtggagagctcgccatataatacgatcttgggaaggcgatggtcctccattctggagacgtgacccatccagcgcagctggatcttcagcagcgtggactcgatgctgtcgacctctgccatctcgagtacctcgacgttaggggtgtgagcgctccaatggatgttgaggatggagcggagacaacgctggtggaagcgttctaggagccgtaggtggtgccggtagaggacccatgattcggagccgaacaggagtgtgggtatgacaacggctctgtatacgcttatctttgtgaggtttttcagttggttgtttttccagactcttttgtgtagtcttccaaaggcgctatttgccttggcgagtctgttgtctatctcattgtcgatcaggttgtcatcctgggcgacttcaacgctcgtgtcggcaaagactcagaaacctggccaggaatcctgggcaagcatggcgtcggcaagtgcaacgacaatgggcgcctcctgttggagctctgcgcagaacagcggcttgtcattacaaacaccctttttcagcagagggacagccttaagaccacctggatgcatccccgatccaaacactggcacctcctggactacatcctggtgcgagaaagtgacaaacaagatgtgctccacaccagggtcatgcctagcgcggaatgccacactgaccaccggctggttcgctgcaagctcaaccttcacttcaagccaaagcccaggaacaataaagcccccagaaagaggttcaatgttggaaaactgcagtcagacgaagcgagaggaaacttccaggcaaacctcaaagcaaagctcgacgttgcaacccgcctcacggacccgtcccctgaaaccctctgggatcagttgaagactaccatactgcaatccactgaagaggtactgggcttctcctccaggaaaaacaaggactggtttgacgaaaacagccaggaaatccaggagctgctggcaaagaagcgagctgcccaccaggctcaccttacaaagccgtcctgtccagagaagaaacaagccttccgtcgcgcatgcagccatcttcagcgcaaactccgggagatccaaaatgagtggtggactagcctcgccaaacgaacacagctcagcgcggacattggcgacttcaggggtttctacgaggctctaaaggctgtgtacggcccctcaccccaagtccaaagcccgctgcgcagctcagacggcaaagtcctcctcagcgacaagatctccatcctcaaccgatggtcagaacacttccaatctcttttcagtaccaaccgctcagtccaagattccgccctgctccagctccctcaacagcccctaaggctagagctggatgaggttcccaccctggatgagacatataaggcaatcgaacaactgaaaagtggcaaagcagcaggtatggatggaatccccccagaagtctggaaggctggcggcaaaactctgcatgccaaactgcatgagtttttcaagctttgttgggaccaaggtaaactgcctcaggatcttcgtgatgccaccatcatcaccctgtacaaaaacaaaggcgagaaatcagactgctcaaactacaggggaatcacgttgctctccattgcaggcaaaatcttcgctaggattctactaaatagaataatacctagtgtcgccgagaatattctcccagaatcacagtgcagctttcgcgcaaacagaggaaccactgacatggtctttgccctcagacagctccaagaaaagtgcagagaacaaaacaaaggactctacatcacctttgttgacctcaccaaagccttcgacaccgtgagcaggaaagggctttggcaaatactagagcgcatcggatgtcccccaaagttcctcaacatgattatccaactgcacgaaaaccaacaaggtcgggtcagatacagcaatgagctctctgaacccttctccattaacaatggcgtgaagcaaggctgtgttctcgcaccaaccctcttttcaatcttcttcagcatgatgctgaaccaagccatgaaagaccccaacaatgaagacgctgtttacatccggtaccgcacggatggcagtctcttcaatctgaggcgcctgcaagctcacaccaagacacaagagaaacttgtccgtgaactactctttgcagatgatgccgctttagttacccattcagagccagctcttcagcgcttgacgtcctgctttgcggaaactgccaaaatgtttggcctggaagtcagcctgaagaaaactgaggtcctccatcagccagctcaccaccatgactaccagcccccccacatctccatcgggcacacaaaactcaaaacggtcaaccagtttacctatctcggctgcacccaTTTCATCCAAATGTActaattaacatacaacccctgTAAACCCTGAACatctttgaagagtgggaggaaatcagagcacatagaggaaacccacggggagaatgtacaaatttttTACAGACTGTACCGGAATCAAACTCAGGTCGCCGAcattgtaatagcgttgcgctaactactCCGCTCTAACCATGGAGCcccatttctccagcacattttgtgTATTTCAGTCGTCAATGAGTCTACCCAGTGAGCCAGCAAATGATATCGATTGTCCACGCTCTGCGGAGTCTGACAGTCACCAGTTACATTCCATGTCTGTTTTATCTTTCAGGTATCGGTTAGCACCGCAGCACCATTTTCCTGATCAGTTTGATGATGCCTATGTTGTGGTGAAGTACTTCCTCCAGCGGGATGTCTTGGCCCGATACAAGGTTGATCCAGGCAGAGTTGCCGTGGCGGGAGACAGCGCTGGAGGGAACCTGGCCACCGCAGTAGCTCAACAGGTAGACATGGAACATGTTGAATTATTTATTATTGGTATGTGCGCAAGAAACAGTGGAAGAGGTTTGTTAATTAGCTTGTTGTAGGGTCGACATCCTGTGAATTCTAATAAGCACTCATTTTGACTTCATGGACCACCACATATTTCCAAGGTGCCTGCAGTGAGACAACTCGTACAAACGTTGAGTTCTCGTGCTTGTCATGTGATGACCCTTGTTGTGGGGTTGAGTGTGAAcacactgaagagctggcttctgtgctgtaatgttcttttatTCTACATATGCACTGTTTACTGTAGCCGAACAGGTACTTCATCAAAAAAATCCTTTTTAATTTGTCAATTCCGTTGAGCACTGCAGCGTTTTAAGAGTAGCGAGTAACGGACGGTGATGGCTCAAatcgtcagttatgtatctttatctttgctatataaaagacattaTTCatcttgctgagtttctacagcatcgtgtttttacttcaaccacagtgactgcagacttttgtgttataaccatgtaaccatttacggagcggaaacaggccatgtcggccttttgagtccgcaccggttcactagaacaactctattagctcaaccctcccgcactccgccaataaccctccaaccccctgtagagcgcgtcgaaagaaccaaagacttgttgatccaaaccaagtcttttattaactaaaagactggagcatatcacaaataggtcgaccagtccagaatgacctggtctggcaaggagcaatcttttaagacctgccagtaggcgtggctacactctcagccaatcacagtcatcctacacgaccatctgtccatagacacattggtgatagaatctatactatcacaccccctcacctccatgtacacattcaaccttctcttaaatgagggAAGGGACCCAGCctcaactatctcattcagaagttcattccattctgccaccactcgctgagtgaaaaagccacctctaatatttctcctaaagtgtttcccccttacccttaactcatggcctcttgttccaacctcccctgccctcaggggaaagaatctgtttatgtctagtctatctattccttttataattttaaatacctctatcaagtcccctctcagtcatctacgttccaatgaataaagtcccagtctccttaatctctccccataatccagatgctgtaagccaggcgccatccttgtaaaccttctctgctccctctctatctatatcctttctataatttggagaccagaactgagcataatattccaaaccaggcctcaccaatgccttgaacagccgcagcatcacctcccagctgctatactctatactatgatttatgaaggccagcatactatatgccttcttaaccaccctatctacatgggaatccaccttcagtgaactctgtaccataaccctcaggtccctctgctcctctacgtgcctcagtgccctccctttaactgtatatgtcctattctggttatttttaccgaaatgcaacacctcacacttgtctcattgaattccatctgccatctttcttccaaacaaaccacaTCCTACTGAAATCCAAGAAAAGTTGCCTCACTATCcatcactccccctattttcgtatcatccgcatatttgcttacccagttaaccacaccctcctctaaatcattaatacttCTTACAAATACAATAGtgtacattaaaataaaaatgaggtAATGAATGCCCTTCATTAAGTGTGGGACCGAGATCAAGAGCTGTGAGGCAATGTTTTATCTATGTAAGACCTTGGTTCTACCCCAATTGctgagttctggtcacctcattgcaggaaaggCATGGATGCTGTTGAGAGGGTCGAGCAAAGAGTTacaaggattttgcctggattagagagcattCCTTATGAGGATAGATTGAGTGAGCTTGTTCTTTTCTCCTTGAGATGACAGAGGAGgaggggtgacttgatagagctgtacaagatgatgaggggCAGTGATCGTGCAGATGGACagaagctttttcccagggcattgttttaaggtgcttggaagTAAGTACAGGAGGGGTGTAAGGAGTAAattattcacacagagagtggtgggtctgtggaatgtgCTGCAGGTAACAATGGTGTAGGAAGGAGGATAAGATCTTTTATGATGTATTGGTGAAGCGGATTCACTGTCCAGTGTAATAAACCATGAAATTCCTGGGCTGTTATAACTTTAATAACTGTCCAGGTTTCTATGAAACAACTTGGAAGCTCCATCACcatggtcacagcctcttctacAGAAGCCAGAAGACCACCacctctaggttcaggaacagaagctgattgttgatctcaggaagggaaaaccagagatattcaatccattgatcattgggggatcagagatggagagcgTGTGCAagtttaagttcttaggagtcactattttggaggatttttcctggactcatcacactaatggcattgcgAAGATAGCACGTCATCTCCTCTACTTCCTAAAGAGTTTGCGGAGTTTGTATGGAAttagaaacactggcaaatttcaacagatatgtggtggaaagtgtgctgactggctgcatcacagtctgatatggggagtgtacagccctccaaaaggtagtgggcacagcccagggcatctcttgcaaaaccctccccaccatcgagaacatctacgtggaacgctgccattgaagagcagcagcgatcatcaaggatccacaccacccagcacacactctgttttcccatcaggaaagaggtctaagtgccacaagacttgcaccactaggttcaggaacagctgctacccctctaacATCAGACTCTGCCACCacatactcaatcagggactcaacgAACCGGTTCAGAGCCAACAACCAAtatctgaatgtttaaaaaagaaaatggttgttgacttcaggagagcccgGGACGTCCACGCTCCTATTGACTATTGACGGCTcaaccattgaggtcatcaagagtatcaagttccttgaagtgcacttggtcccttaacaccagctccagagccaagaaagcccagcaacacctctactttttgcgaaggctgaggaaagttcatcccccaccctccatcctcattacattctacggaggatgtatcaagagcatcctgtgcaattgcatcactgcctggtttggaagctgtaccacctcggaccacaagaccctgcagaggatagtgaagttagCAGAAAAAGATAATTGGGGTCTCTTCCTATCATGAGGGATATCGACAACgctcaatgcaggcaaaaggcaataaacattgtgaaggactccactcacccctcacataaactgttctcccttctgcactCAGGCCctaacatccagattgggcaatggCCTTTTTCCCCCAAACTATCAGCCTCCTGAACtctcagaacatttgtggatagagtACCGTGGACTGTTACcatatacgtcttaatattttaatgtgtttaacttctactcTAACTTGTGTTTATGTAactatgctccatggtcctggagaaacgctgtctcatctttaccgtgcaagcatgatatgaacgataaataaaggtgatgacttgatttaaagactcttgtgcactttattgattttttaaaaaaaattctctgtattgcagtttgtttatttgtttacatgtacagatGTACAGTATATGATGTGTAgtgttttttgcattaccaataagtggtaattctgccacgcccgcaggagaaaaagaatctcagggttgtatgtgatgtcatgtatgtactctgacaataaatctgaaatcggaatCTTCTAAAGTTAGAATCTTGAACCTACCCTTGTTGTTGTAATGGTAGACGgctccctctcagaatcttgaaaCTCCCCTTGTTATACTAATCGTAGACGgctccctctcagaatcttgaacctccccttgttgtaCTAATGGTAGACGgctccctctcagaatcttgtacctCCCCTTGTTGTACTAATGGTAGACGgctccctctcagaatcttgaacctccccttgttatacTAATCGTAGACGgctccctctcagaatcttgaacctccccttgttgtaCTAATGGTAGACGgctccctctcagaatcttgaacctccccttgttatacTAATCGTAGACGgctccctctcagaatcttgtacctCCCCTTGTTGTACTAATGGTAGACGgctccctctcagaatcttgaacctccccttgttatacTAATCGTAGACGGCTCCCTCACCACAGGACTGTCTGCTCTATTGCAGTCACTTTTCTCTTGTACTGtgagattactgtgaatattaatgatctcttttgtatttattgtctcaaaTGATGTATGCTATTATAATCTTTTGTTTGTGAAGTAttgttttaccccctccataaatcttcgtccgcgaagccaagccaaagaaaagaagattgtTTGCAGCAAACAAGAATTTCAGTTCACATGAATATTGCACAATTTATATGGCAATAAACATTATTATTATCTGTCCAGGTAATCATTACATTAGTAGGTTGCTACAACTGTTACAAGTGAGAATTTAACCACAAATCTCATTCTCAGCACAGGCCATAAGGCCTCCCGAGGTCTACAGCACATTTCaggggggccatggactgaaatcattcatttaaaaaaatgtttttaaataggATAACGACTAAACATGActgattcacagggaagggggcccgtaAACTTTGAACCCTAGAGTCCTAAGGGGGTCACAGCCAAAGAAAATGTTGAGAATAGCTGGTTTAGGTAACAATGAAACCACGGGTTTGTTATCAGCAAGGAGATAACCATCTATCAGTTATGCAGGTAATCGCAGAATTAATCTGGGTTCTTTGACGTCTATGTGGATGGAAATAGGATGTGTGGCAGCTGTAACATGCCAAATGTGGTTAACTCCCATCTTCTTTGACGAGCTACTTAggtgaatcaaaacaagaataaaaccaaCTAGGCCACCTTACATTTGATATGAACCCGGAGAAAGAGAACTGCACTGTTTCGCTGGAACTGAAATCGTCCAGCGTTATTGCAAACTTGCTGCTTACTTCCTCATTATAGGTGGGGGAAGGGTTTGGAGGGGGTCAGTTGAGTCACTAGGAGTGGACATCTAGTCTCCTACTTGCTCCTGTGGCTGCAGTATTTGTGTGGCTGGCCCAGTTGAGTTTGAGAAGTGAAGGGAAGTGGGCCCATTTGTTCATCATGTACCCCAAAAGAAGGAGGTTTAACACACTTTTATTTTTGATAATGCCGAGGACCCTCAGTTTGGTGAATCTGTGTATTGCCTGTCTTTAATTGTCTTTATTTCAGAGGGTTACCACATTGCAAAGGGTTTGGAGTCACATGTGGGACAGTAGTGAACCAGGTGGCTTCATTTAACAACCCAGAGCTTCGTTGAGTCATATCCCAGGGTTATTCATTGCCACCTTTGGAGTTATCAATCTGGTAGCATAACTCTGCTATGTACCACATGATAAAGACCAGGATTGGTGCTTGAGCCCCATTCTCGGGACTCCTGCTGCGAAGCAACTTGCAAACATGGGGGAGATGCTTAATCAAATCCAGGCAGGAAGTGACTTGAGTCCTTCATACTTAGAGTTTCCATTTCAgatttgtttcttttttaaaaaaacatttagggTACAGAACACTAACAGGGCCCTTCTGGCCGATGAGACACGTCCCCAAAATACAGCCACGTGCCCAATCaaccttaatttttaaaatttaggctacagcacagtaccagacccttctggcccacaagcctgtgctacccaactACCCTAATGAACCTACCACGTCTGCACATTTTGCAAGGTaccggagttgtaggttaattggggaattcAGGTAGCATGGGCTCCCGTGCTGTTTGTATGAATATCAAAAAATGTAAACCTTCTAACCcggtacatctttggaacatgggaggaaaccagagcacctggaagaaacccatgcaatcacagggagcgcgtgcaaactccttatcgagagtgatggatttgaacccaagtcaccAGTGCTGACAACTACTATACTAATTGTTGAATCCTATTTCttttcagaagaaaaaaaatcatttgtggTGTAAGTGCATGTATACTTACTTGGTTGTGGGCACCAAGTAATAATAGATGTTTTGCAGATCCAGGGAGACCCTGAGGTTGAAGTGGGGATCAAGATTCAAGCATTGGTCTACCCTGCACTGCAGACCATTGACTTCAAAACTCCCTCCTATCAACAAAATGAACATATGCCCATCCTGCCCAAGACCCTGATGGTCAGGTTCTGGAGTGAATATTTTAGCCGTGACGAGTCGCTACTCAAAGACATGATGACTAATGCCCACACCACCCTTGAAGCCAAGGGCTTGAGCAGCCTGGTAGACTGGAGTGTCCTTCTCCCGGAGAAATTCAGGAAGGAGTACAAGTACACCTCGCCCATCCGGGCAAACCAGGGCGCCCCCTCCACCGTCGTACCCGGGGTCTTCGATCCAAGGGCCGCTCCGCTCCTGGCGGGGGACGAGAAGCTCAGGACGCTGCCACCCACCTACCTTGTGACCTGTGAGTTTGACGTCTTGAGGGACGATGGGATCATGTACGCCACGAGGCTGCGGAGAGCTGGCGTCCGAGTGGCCCTCGAGCATTTCGAGGATTGCTTTCACGGCGTCCTGATGTTCATTACATGGCCGACTAATTTTGCCATTGGCCAGAAACTTATGGGCCATTACATTGAGTGGCTGCAGGAGAATCTGTGAATGGGTTTTTGGATAATTGCCTCACTAGTCTTCCATTATGCATCTGAGTACTTTGAAACGTACGGATTATCATCAGTAATTTCATTCCCTCGTGAACTACTTCCCTGGTCAGCCTTGCAGTTAACTCTTAGTTTTACTGAAGTGGTTTTGGTCAGGGTTGACAATAACTTGATTTGAAAGAAACTTACTttgtgcagaagagtggggaaagttGATGTCACATGTCTAAACTACAGGGATGCAAACTGGGCTACTCAACCTCCCTAAAATCATCCAACAATGTGATGATTCGCATCCCCCCCCCAGATGCCTAACCAGTCATTCAGGATGAACTCAAGAAAAAAGAGGCAGACATAGGCTCTTCGGCCCCTCATTCATGCCCTGCCATTCAGTATGAGCATGGCTGATCTATGGTGGCCACAACTCGACCTATGTGCCATTTCCTTATCTCCAGCAAGCCATTTACCTGTTTGATTTGGAGAGCTGTATCTTTATCAAATTGAAGCTACATATTGCAAATACTACAGGTACTGAAAACCTGAAGTAAAGTAGAATGGAAGAAacacttagcaggtcagacaggttatgtggaaagagaagcagaatcaTA from Narcine bancroftii isolate sNarBan1 chromosome 9, sNarBan1.hap1, whole genome shotgun sequence harbors:
- the LOC138742707 gene encoding arylacetamide deacetylase-like isoform X1, with product MGMKWVSWALLSALLGYYVYLPLPETLGERWKVMLVDAAFRSLGHLAELSEFIGLKDYMGVMMLLTEAEMVGPVSDENVTVLDTTFDEVAVRVYEPASRDPGLRRAVIYMHGGGWCLGSAKMQPYDILSRKSATELNAVIVSVEYRLAPQHHFPDQFDDAYVVVKYFLQRDVLARYKVDPGRVAVAGDSAGGNLATAVAQQIQGDPEVEVGIKIQALVYPALQTIDFKTPSYQQNEHMPILPKTLMVRFWSEYFSRDESLLKDMMTNAHTTLEAKGLSSLVDWSVLLPEKFRKEYKYTSPIRANQGAPSTVVPGVFDPRAAPLLAGDEKLRTLPPTYLVTCEFDVLRDDGIMYATRLRRAGVRVALEHFEDCFHGVLMFITWPTNFAIGQKLMGHYIEWLQENL
- the LOC138742707 gene encoding arylacetamide deacetylase-like isoform X2, whose protein sequence is MQPYDILSRKSATELNAVIVSVEYRLAPQHHFPDQFDDAYVVVKYFLQRDVLARYKVDPGRVAVAGDSAGGNLATAVAQQIQGDPEVEVGIKIQALVYPALQTIDFKTPSYQQNEHMPILPKTLMVRFWSEYFSRDESLLKDMMTNAHTTLEAKGLSSLVDWSVLLPEKFRKEYKYTSPIRANQGAPSTVVPGVFDPRAAPLLAGDEKLRTLPPTYLVTCEFDVLRDDGIMYATRLRRAGVRVALEHFEDCFHGVLMFITWPTNFAIGQKLMGHYIEWLQENL